In one Brassica oleracea var. oleracea cultivar TO1000 chromosome C9, BOL, whole genome shotgun sequence genomic region, the following are encoded:
- the LOC106315351 gene encoding agamous-like MADS-box protein AGL97, whose protein sequence is MGGLKRKIPTDKKIEKKESKSVAFSKRRKGLFSKTAQLCVLSGAQVAILATPPCSKSNVSFYSFGHSSVDSVVSAFLKNEYPREDHLGSEFWWEDKRLSESEDPKELSEAVDSISRMMQNLKGLRSKALSAGASSSCIHEDPPQNIKEEDQIVEDNKDVVINATHQELDGNQTLGLQSSLASLCIQDVSRENVEGFVNNSEHKNEIVTSSDSNNNNNGLLGSVDGFDQALNLDDDFFDFEMNSEGFITTNLEMNVDSTKGYSCAGSGSEDGAMVVIPSNSIEDNQMVAVSDSTNALPGNLYGCYQEFDIDQIFDFVESTEDLSMNSEMDVASMIASLIEN, encoded by the exons ATGGGAGGCTTGAAGAGAAAGATACCGACTGATAAGAAAATAGAGAAGAAAGAATCAAAATCGGTTGCTTTCTCCAAGCGCCGTAAAGGTCTTTTCAGCAAAACCGCCCAGCTTTGTGTTCTGTCCGGTGCTCAAGTTGCTATCTTAGCGACTCCACCTTGCTCCAAATCCAACGTCTCCTTCTACTCTTTTGGTCACTCCTCGGTCGATAGCGTCGTCTCTGCTTTCCTCAAGAATGAGTATCCTCGGGAAGATCATCTAGGGTCAGAGTTTTGGTGGGAAGACAAGCGTCTTTCCGAGTCAGAGGATCCCAAGGAGTTGAGTGAGGCGGTGGACTCTATTTCGAGGATGATGCAGAATCTAAAAGGGTTACGTTCAAAGGCCTTG TCCGCTGGTGCAAGTAGTAGCTGCATTCATGAGGATCCACCTCAAAACATTAAAGAGGAGGATCAGATCGTAGAGGACAACAAGGATGTTGTTATAAACGCAACTCATCAGGAGCTTGATGGAAACCAAACCCTAGGTTTACAGTCTTCTTTGGCAAGTCTTTGCATTCAAGATGTTTCACGTGAGAATGTGGAGGGGTTTGTCAACAACAGTGAACACAAGAATGAGATTGTAACGAGTTCTGACAGCAACAACAACAACAACGGTTTACTTGGAAGCGTGGATGGGTTTGATCAAGCGCTTAATCTTGATGATGACTTCTTTGACTTTGAGATGAACTCTGAAGGTTTTATAACTACAAATTTGGAGATGAATGTCGACTCAACGAAGGGATATTCATGCGCTGGTTCTGGTTCTGAAGATGGAGCAATGGTGGTGATTCCAAGTAATTCTATTGAGGATAATCAGATGGTAGCGGTTTCTGACAGCACCAATGCTTTACCAGGAAACTTATATGGGTGCTATCAAGAGTTTGATATTGACCAAATCTTTGATTTCGTGGAGAGTACTGAAGATCTATCCATGAACTCTGAGATGGATGTTGCCTCCATGATCGCCTCTCTTATAGAAAATTAA
- the LOC106312993 gene encoding probable aspartyl aminopeptidase, whose translation MAAIARLPLTHSLPTILNHTRLLPQRRLSFPTYLNRSPFRSFSAVSSGSDSNASIVGDLLDYLNESWTQFHATAEAKRQLLAAGFHLLSENEDWNLKPGGRYFFTRNMSCLVAFAVGDKYVPGNGFHAIAAHTDSPCLKLKPKSASSKSGYLMVNVQTYGGGLWHTWFDRDLSVAGRAIVRASDGNFVHRLVKVKRPLLRVPTLAIHLDRTVNSEGFKPNLETQLVPLLATKQDETSAESKDKNVSPFSKDAHHPLLMQILSDDLECKPEDIVSLELNICDTQPSCLGGANNEFIFSGRLDNLASSFCALRALIDSCASSESLSTEHGIRMIALFDNEEVGSDSCQGAGAPTMFQAMRRIVSSLGNAQVTECTFDRAIRKSFLVSADMAHGVHPNFADKHEENHRPQLHKGLVIKHNANQRYATSGITSFLFKEVAKLHGLPIQDFVVRNDMGCGSTIGPILASGVGIRTVDCGIAQLSMHSVREICGTDDIDIAYRHFKAFYRSFSSVDRKLTVDD comes from the exons ATGGCGGCCATAGCTCGCCTTCCACTAACACATTCTCTTCCAACGATCCTAAACCATACGCGCTTACTACCTCAACGTCGTCTCTCCTTTCCTACTTATCTCAATCGCTCTCCCTTTCGCTCCTTCTCGGCCGTCTCCTCGGGGAGTGATTCTAATGCTTCTATTGTCGGAGATCTTCTTGATTATCTTAACGAATCATGGACTCAGTTTCACGCCACTG CTGAGGCAAAGAGACAGCTTTTGGCTGCTGGGTTCCATCTCCTTAGCGAGAACGAAGACTGGAATCTGAAACCTGGTGGCCGTTACTTCTTTACTCGAAACATGTCCTGTCTTGTTGCTTTTGCTGTCGGAGATAA GTATGTTCCTGGTAATGGTTTTCATGCAATAGCTGCTCACACCGACAGTCCATGTCTCAAACTCAAACCAAAGTCAGCCTCTTCCAAGTCCGGCTATCTCATGGTGAATGTTCAGACTTATGGTGGTGGTTTGTGGCACACCTGGTTTGATCGTGACTTGAGCGTTGCGGGGAGAGCGATTGTGAGAGCTAGCGATGGTAACTTTGTTCACAGGCTTGTCAAAGTCAAAAGACCATTGCTTCGAGTCCCCACGTTGGCCATTCATCTTGATCG GACAGTGAACAGTGAGGGGTTCAAACCGAATTTGGAAACTCAGCTTGTTCCGTTACTGGCAACGAAACAAGATGAAACCTCGGCAGAATCAAAGGACAAAAACGTATCTCCCTTCTCCAAAGATGCTCATCATCCATTACTCATGCAG ATTTTGTCAGATGACTTGGAGTGTAAGCCCGAGGACATAGTGAGTCTTGAGTTAAATATATGTGACACCCAACCTAGCTGCCTTGGAGGAGCAAACAATGAGTTCATATTCTCTGGAAGACTTGATAATCTTGCTTCAAGTTTCTGCGCCTTGAGAGCTCTCATTGATTCATGTGCATCATCCGAAAGCCTTTCCACTGAACATGGTATCCGGATGATTGCTTTATTTGACAACGAGGAG GTAGGTTCAGATTCATGTCAAGGTGCAGGGGCACCCACCATGTTTCAAGCCATGAGACGGATTGTGAGTTCCCTAGGAAATGCTCAGGTCACGGAGTGTACCTTTGACCGTGCTATCAGAAAATCTTTTCTTG TGTCTGCAGATATGGCTCATGGAGTGCACCCCAACTTTGCAGACAAGCATGAAGAGAACCACCGTCCTCAACTACACAAGGGTCTGGTTATCAAGCATAACGCAAACCAACGCTATGCAACTAGTGGGATCACTTCTTTTCTTTTCAAAGAAGTTGCAAAGCTCCATGGTCTTCCTATTCAG GACTTTGTGGTGAGAAACGATATGGGATGTGGATCAACAATAGGACCTATATTGGCTTCAGGAGTCGGGATTCGAACCGTTGATTGTGGCATAGCTCAGCTTTCTATGCATAG TGTGAGAGAGATTTGTGGAACAGACGATATAGACATAGCGTACAGACATTTCAAGGCGTTTTACAGATCTTTCTCAAGCGTAGATAGGAAGCTCACGGTGGATGATTAG